In Thermofilum pendens Hrk 5, the sequence AGGCTGCCTCCATGGGGGCGAGTTTCAGGCGCGTAACCAGGTAGAAGATGGGGAAGAGCAGGGCTTCGCGTAACCCCCACCTGGCGAAGACGAACACGGCGAAGGGCTCCCACACGGCGAGGACGTAGCCTAAGGGAAGCCTGCAGAACGAGACTTCTTCGTGCACGCGCTCGAGGAGCTCGCAGGGGAACGAGTATCTATCCTTACCGCACCCCCTCCTCAGCGACTCGTAGACCCGCCTAGCCTCCTCCTCGGGCATCTCGCTCAAGGTCTCGAAGCGCTCGCGCTCGAAGCAGTCGTCAAGCCACTCCCAGAAAACGGAGGACCTCAAACCGTACTCGCCGAGCAACACCCACCTCATGGCCCGCCACCAGTAGTACTAGGCGCCTTATAACGAGGTCGCGGGAGGAATCCGGGAGAGCGCCTCGAGGGCGCGCGAGTGAAAACGGAACGGGAAGAAAAACGGGTTTTTAGGGGTGTTCAGCCTTCCTCCGCGATCTTGTTGAGCTCGCTCTGCACTATCGCCGGCATGACTATGGTGAACAGCCAGAACACGAGGAAGTAGAGCACTGCCGACTCCTTCTTCGTCACCTGCGCGAAGCCCTCGGCGTACTTGTAGAGCCAGTAAATGTTCGCTATGGGGATTATGATGAGCCAGCACGTCGGTATGCGCGCTCCGAGCGCGTTGAGCTCCCTCTTCGTCCAGACGAGCCAGAGGTAGAAGTAGACGCCGAACGTTAGAAAGATGAGCGCGTAGACCTTCAGCAGGCTCCTCTTCTCCGGCACTTTTTTCTGACCGGGGGTCGTTGCGCCCATACGGTTCAACACCTGCTCCGGGTCCGTATAAACCCACCGCTACGTCGCGCGCAACGCGTCGAGGGCTAGTGCCTCCCAGTCTTTTACCTCGACCTCGCCGGAGGGCGTCTTGAGGCGTACCGACGGCTTGGTTGCAAAGTTGAGCTCTACGAGTAAGCCGTAGAGCGCCGCCTGCACCCTTTCCGCGCGCTTAACCGTGTCGTAGCTCTTCACCTCGTAGACCGCGACCGGCCTAGCTTTAACGAAGCGCACTAGGTCGGCGACACCGACGAGCCAGCCGAAGCGGAAGCGCCAAGCCAGGGGGAGCGGCGTCCACGCCTCCTCGAGCTCTAACACCCAGTCGAGGTCGCCCCAGAGCCTGCTGTGGTACTCTAAGCCGTGCTCCCTGCCGAGCCCCCTGCCGGGCGCAAGCCTAGACGAGACGCGCGTCACCGCTACCCTAGGCTCCCCGGACACCAGCGCCCTCTCGAACCTCGCCAGGGCGCGGGACAGTAGCCTGTACTCCCTCAAGGCTTAAACGTCACCCAGACCGTCGTCCCTTATCTCGAACTGCGCCGTCGCCCCCTTGGGTAGCCTCGGCGAGTCGAGAACCTCGATCAGCCACGAGTCCCCCGCCTTCTTCATGAGGAACCTGTGGGTGGAGGCGTGGGCGATTATGTTGCCGCCCGCCGGTAGCTTCACGGCTACGCCCCAGTTGCTCGGGACCGAGACTACCTGGTTCGTGATTACGACTACTATGCTGTAGACCCTGGCGAGCCTCTTCAACCAGTCCAAGGCGTAGTTGATCCGTTGCTGCCTCATCGCGAGCCACTCGCGCCCCCTGAACTGGGCCCTGTACAGCGCGATCACAGAGTCTATCACTACGAGCTTCACGCCGCCCTTGAGCAACGGCTTCAACCCCTTTATGACGAGCTCCTCCAGCTCGTCGACGCTGATAGGCCTCGCCACGTAGACTCCCTCCAGCGCTCCCTCCACGCCGAACCTCTCGGCGATCCTCTCTATCCTCGACGGGCTAAACGTCCCCTCGGTGTCCACGTAGACAACCTTGCCGCCGAGACCGCCCCGGCTCGGCGGTAGCTGCGCTGTGACTGACAGCTGGTGGCAGAGCTGGGTCTTCCCGGACCCGTACTCCCCGGCGAACTCGTAGATCTCCTGGGTTACGAGGCCCCCCTCTAGCAGCTCGTCCAGCGCCTTAACGCCCGTGGTGAGGGACTCCCGCTGAGAGAGTTGCGAGGCGTACTCGTCGCCCCTCACCGCCCTTACCTCCCAGCCCGCCAGCCGCCTAGCGGTCCTCACGAGCCTGAGCGCTCTCTCGAAGTCTATGCCGGCGAGCTCCTCGAGCTCCTCCGGGTTGTAGAGCACGAGGTCCTCCACGGTCTCTATGCCGGCGCTCTTCAGCCTGGAGATCGTGACCCTCCCTATGCCCTCCTCCTTCCCCAGCTCCTCAATAGGGATAGGCATGGGGCTCACCGCACGGCTCGCCGTCCACGAAGCAAGCCCTCTCGGGGCCCTCTCGTATGCACGCGAACCTCCTGGCGTACCTCCAAAGCCCCTCCGTCTCCTCGTCACCGTACACTACGACGGGCACCCTGTAGACGCGGGCAACCCTCGAGAGTATGTCTAGCGCGTACAACACCCCCTCCCGGGCCCACCTGGTAAACCTCCTCGGCATATCCTCGACCACCACGGGCGCCCTCGCGCCGTCCAGCTCCCGGGGAAGGTCGAAGAGCAGGTACTCCAGGAACTCCTCGTCGAGGTACTCCGGGACGTAGGTACACCTCGGCACGGAGAGCGAGGCACCCCTCACGTGCGTTATGCCCGGTGGTAGCGAGTACCTGTTTCCGCAGAACTCGACCTCCACGGATAGGGGGCTGGAGAAGACGACGGTAGCCTCCGCCACCCTTGCCAGGTCCTCGGCTACCTCGCCGAATATCTCCTCCAGCTCTTCGCGCCGAAACACCTTCAAGTGCCTCCTCGAGAACGTCTCGCTACCCACGACTATCGTCTCGCTCATGCCGACACCCTCGGCCTAACCTTCTCCGCGAGAACCTTGAGCCAAGGATTATCCCTCGCGAAGCTCGGGAGCTCCGCGCCGGCAACTTCCGGCTCAGCCTCTTCTACGGGCTCCCCGGCGGGGCCCTCGCCGTACACAACCCTCTTCGCCATCTCTAGGTACCTGTACACCTCCAGCCCCTTGGGGCTGAGAGACACTATGCGTAGCCTGCCCTTCCGGCTTTCCCTGACGAGCCCGTACTTGGAGAGAAGGCTTATGACCTCCTTGGCCTTCTTCGTGTTCCTGGAGATCTCCGTGGCCAGAACCTCGGAGCTCCCTATCCTGTTGACCCACATAACTATGCGCGTGAATTCGTCCACGAGTATTCGCGGGAAAAACAAGTATAAATTCGTTTCCATGGAGTAAA encodes:
- a CDS encoding DUF4234 domain-containing protein, whose product is MGATTPGQKKVPEKRSLLKVYALIFLTFGVYFYLWLVWTKRELNALGARIPTCWLIIIPIANIYWLYKYAEGFAQVTKKESAVLYFLVFWLFTIVMPAIVQSELNKIAEEG
- the radA gene encoding DNA repair and recombination protein RadA, with the translated sequence MPIPIEELGKEEGIGRVTISRLKSAGIETVEDLVLYNPEELEELAGIDFERALRLVRTARRLAGWEVRAVRGDEYASQLSQRESLTTGVKALDELLEGGLVTQEIYEFAGEYGSGKTQLCHQLSVTAQLPPSRGGLGGKVVYVDTEGTFSPSRIERIAERFGVEGALEGVYVARPISVDELEELVIKGLKPLLKGGVKLVVIDSVIALYRAQFRGREWLAMRQQRINYALDWLKRLARVYSIVVVITNQVVSVPSNWGVAVKLPAGGNIIAHASTHRFLMKKAGDSWLIEVLDSPRLPKGATAQFEIRDDGLGDV